From Xenopus tropicalis strain Nigerian chromosome 3, UCB_Xtro_10.0, whole genome shotgun sequence, the proteins below share one genomic window:
- the LOC100496182 gene encoding vomeronasal type-2 receptor 116, whose translation MILCKRPICHKLTQCTLYSTLVWCTITIDGCATSNPTGCSLPSESVNSYLSRPGDIVIGGIFRIYLYAAYSDFHFSSKPLDLKCREVSIQHYQTMQALIFAVEEINADSDLLPNITLGFQMFETCITIRRAAQGTLSLLSGGNGITPNYYCYSGAPLAGVIGDSASPRSIIMAQILGLYRYPQISYYSTSPILSKRDLFPSFFRTIPSDEFQMRGLAQMVTHFGWSWVGILANDDDYGQFGLQVAKQELMNVGVCVAFSETILTGQSNTNAPHIVQVIRESSAKVVIVIATDHKFIVVVEELFKQNVTGTIWVASEGWATSTLLSDKRFQIILKGTIGSAIHSGHLPKFADYLNSLRPSTYPGDSYMMEFWEKVFTCKWLGQENIPIRVDNATFELLHYVKNVNFKTKDGTHIFFDANGNPPAIYDIVNWRLNAKGGLEQVTVGSYTLEHTDSKTLQIVSNGIIWPNNNTEVPISRCSPSCPSGFRKMIVPGKPPCCYECAQCPQGQISNQTDAAECHPCSWDTWPNLQQDRCLPRPTEFLSYGDPLGYSLAAISILSSLIPLTIFGIFIRFKKTPIVRANNYSLSCLLLLSLFLCFLCSLGFIGYPQPEKCLLRQVAFGMVFALCISCVLAKTITVVIAFNATKPGSRLRKWTGVKVSYCFIAFCLFFQLFLCIMWLIFSPPFTELDTITYPGVIIVNCNEGSPTAFWCMLGYLGLLASISFIVAFLARRLPDSFNEAKLITFSMLAFLSVWVSFIPAYLSARGMYTVAMEVFAILSSSWAVVGCIFVPKCYIVLFRPNMNSREHLTVKSKVQK comes from the exons ATGATTCTCTGTAAGAGGCCAATATGCCATAAACTCAcccagtgtaccctctactccaCGCTGGTTTGGTGCACAATAACAATAGATGGGTGCGCCACTTCCAACCCCACAGGCTGCAGCCTGCCCAGCGAGAGCGTCAATAGCTACCTGAGCCGCCCCGGAGACATTGTTATAGGGGGAATATTCCGAATTTATTTGTATGCAGCCTACAGTGACTTCCATTTCAGCAGCAAACCCCTGGATCTAAAATGTCGGGA AGTGTCTATTCAGCATTACCAGACCATGCAGGCCCTCATATTTGCAGTGGAGGAGATTAATGCCGATTCTGATCTTCTCCCCAATATTACACTGGGCTTCCAGATGTTTGAGACCTGCATTACCATCCGGCGAGCAGCTCAAGGGACTCTTTCCTTGCTCTCAGGAGGTAATggaataactccaaattattatTGCTACAGTGGAGCGCCCCTTGCTGGTGTCATTGGTGATTCTGCATCACCACGGTCCATTATCATGGCCCAGATCTTGGGACTCTACCGATATCCTCAG ATCAGTTATTATTCAACCAGCCCTATTCTCAGCAAAAGGGACCTGTTTCCTTCATTTTTCCGAACCATACCCAGTGATGAATTTCAAATGAGGGGTCTGGCCCAGATGGTAACTCATTTTGGTTGGTCTTGGGTTGGTATCTTGGCCAATGATGATGACTATGGTCAGTTTGGACTTCAGGTTGCAAAGCAAGAGCTAATGAATGTGGGAGTATGTGTGGCCTTCAGTGAGACTATATTGACTGGCCAAAGCAATACAAATGCTCCTCACATTGTGCAGGTCATCAGAGAGTCATCTGCAAAGGTGGTGATTGTGATAGCAACGGATCACAAATTTATAGTAGTGGTAGAAGAACTGTTCAAGCAGAATGTTACTGGGACCATATGGGTAGCCAGTGAAGGTTGGGCAACTTCAACTCTACTTTCTGACAAACGATTTCAAATCATTTTGAAGGGCACTATCGGCTCTGCCATCCACAGTGGGCATTTGCCCAAGTTTGCTGATTACCTCAACAGCCTCCGCCCATCCACATATCCAGGTGATTCTTATATGATGGAATTTTGGGAAAAAGTGTTCACATGTAAGTGGCTCGGTCAAGAGAATATACCTATAAGGGTGGACAATGCCACATTTGAG CTCCTACACTACGTTAAGAATGTGAACTTTAAGACCAAAGATGGGACTCACATTTTCTTTGATGCAAATGGGAACCCTCCAGCCATTTATGACATTGTCAACTGGCGTCTGAATGCCAAGGGAGGCCTGGAGCAGGTGACAGTCGGGAGTTACACTCTGGAGCACACTGATAGCAAAACCTTGCAGATAGTCAGTAATGGCATTATTTGGCCCAATAATAATACAGAG GTTCCCATTTCCAGGTGCAGCCCAAGTTGTCCCTCAGGATTTAGGAAGATGATAGTTCCAGGGAAACCCCCCTGTTGCTATGAGTGTGCCCAATGTCCCCAGGGGCAGATTTCGAACCAAACAG ATGCTGCGGAATGTCATCCATGTTCCTGGGACACGTGGCCCAATCTACAGCAGGACAGATGCCTACCAAGGCCTACAGAGTTCCTTTCCTATGGAGATCCTTTGGGCTACAGCTTAGCAGCCATTTCCATCTTGTCCTCCCTAATTCCTCTTACAATTTTTGGAATTTTTATTCGTTTTAAAAAGACACCAATAGTCCGAGCCAACAACTACTCCCTTagctgccttctcctgctttccctgttcctctgtttcctttgctctttagggttcattggttacccacaacctgaaaagtgccttctgcgccaggtggcatttgggatggtttttgccctctgcatctcctgtgttctggccaaaaccatcactgttgtcattgcctttaatgcaaccaaacccgGCAGCAGGTTAAGGAAGTGGACAGGGGTGAAGGTCTCCTACTGCTTCATTGCCTTTTGTctcttttttcagttatttttgtgTATAATGTGGCTGATATTTTCACCTCCCTTTACTGAGCTGGACACTATCACATATCCTGGAGTCATCATCGTTAACTGCAATGAAGGGTCACCCACTgctttctggtgcatgctgggataccttggactcttggcctccatcagtttcattgttgccttcctggccagacgcctccctgacagtttcaatgaagccaaattgatcacattcagtatgttggctttcctcagtgtgtgggtgtcctttatcccagcctatctcagtgcccggggcatgtatactgtggcaatggaggtctttgccatcctgtcttccagttgggcagtggtgggctgtatctttgtgccaaaatgttacattgTATTGTTCAGGCCCAACATGAACTCCAGAGAACACCTTACAGTTAAGAGCAAAGTTCAAAAATAA
- the LOC100496339 gene encoding extracellular calcium-sensing receptor gives MICCKEQRGHRLKWFIFLKTLALSNISIDKCSCSDLKIGCTLPSESVNGNLSRPGDIVIGGIFRIYMKATYSDFRFTRKPLELKCEEVSIQHYQSMQALIFAIEEINASPEVLPNITLGFQIFDTCITIRRAAQGTLSLLSGGEGITPNYHCHKGAPLAGVVGDSGSTRSILMAHILGLYKYPQISYFSTSPILSKRDLFPSFFRTIPSDEFQMRGLAQMVAHFGWTWVGILANDDEYGQFGLQVAKQELMSGGACVAFTENILTGKPNRNAPHIAKVINDSTAKVVVVITSNSDFYIVAEELLKQNVTGKIWVASEAWSTSAYLSIDRFRALLVGTIGFAIHSGQLPKFNKYLNSLHPSKYPHDSYMAEFWEKVFSCKIIQQENVDNTTIKFCTGNEKLENFFIQDDHRSSLNLLHYVKNVNFLAKDGSHVFFDAKGNPPAIYDIVNWRVNPRGTLEQVTVGSYNLNAPDGNILNIVSAEIIWFNNDTQVPVSKCSPSCGSGFRKVIVPGKPPCCYECARCPQGQISNQTDAVECHPCSWDTWPNLQQDRCLPRPTEFLSYEQPLGYSLATISMFSSLTPIAILGIFIHYKTTPIVRANNYSLSCLLLLSLFLCFLCSLGFIGYPQPEKCLLRQVAFGMVFALCISCVLAKTITVVIAFNATKPGSRLRKWTGVKVSYCVIMLCALIQTIDCALWLIFSPPFHELDTDTQPGVIIANCNEGSPTAFWCMLGYLGLLASISFIVAFLARRLPDSFNEAKLITFSMLAFLSVWVSFIPAYLSARGMYTVAMEVFAILSSSWAVVGCIFVPKCYIILFRPNMNSRIHLSFKGKEA, from the exons ATGATTTGCTGTAAGGAACAAAGGGGCCACAGACTCAAATGGTTTATATTCCTAAAAACACTGGCTTTGTCCAACATATCTATTGATAAATGTTCCTGTTCCGACCTCAAAATCGGCTGCACCCTACCCAGCGAGAGCGTCAATGGCAACCTGAGCCGCCCTGGAGATATTGTTATAGGGGGAATATTCCGGATTTATATGAAAGCAACCTACAGCGATTTCCGTTTCACCCGGAAACCCCTGGAACTAAAATGTGAGGA GGTTTCCATTCAGCATTACCAAAGCATGCAGGCCCTAATATTCGCTATAGAGGAAATCAATGCCTCTCCTGAAGTTCTTCCCAACATTACATTGGGCTTTCAGATATTTGACACTTGCATTACCATAAGGCGGGCAGCACAAGGGACTCTTTCATTGCTATCGGGAGGAGAAGGAATTACCCCAAATTATCACTGTCACAAAGGGGCACCTCTTGCTGGTGTCGTTGGTGACTCTGGGTCAACTCGATCCATTCTCATGGCCCACATCTTGGGACTATACAAGTATCCGCAG ATTAGTTATTTTTCTACCAGCCCTATTCTCAGCAAAAGGGATCTATTTCCATCATTTTTCCGTACCATACCCAGCGATGAGTTTCAGATGAGAGGACTAGCCCAGATGGTTGCTCATTTTGGTTGGACTTGGGTTGGCATCTTGGCCAATGATGATGAGTATGGCCAGTTTGGACTTCAAGTTGCAAAGCAGGAATTAATGAGTGGTGGTGCCTGCGTGGCTTTTACTGAGAATATATTGACTGGGAAACCCAACAGAAATGCTCCACACATTGCAAAAGTCATAAATGACTCAACAGCAAAGGTCGTAGTCGTTATCACCTCGAATTCTGATTTTTACATTGTCGCAGAAGAGCTGTTGAAGCAAAACGTGACGGGCAAAATCTGGGTTGCCAGTGAAGCCTGGTCAACTTCAGCATATCTCTCTATAGATAGGTTCCGGGCTTTGTTAGTGGGTACCATTGGTTTTGCCATCCATAGTGGGCAGTTGCCCAAGTTTAATAAATACCTCAACAGTCTCCACCCATCCAAATACCCCCATGATTCCTACATGGCTGAATTCTGGGAGAAAGTTTTCTCTTGTAAGATAATTCAGCAGGAGAATGTGGATAATACTACAATTAAATTCTGCACCGGGAATGAAAAGTTGGAGAACTTCTTCATCCAAGATGATCACAGGTCCTCCCTCAAC CTCCTTCACtatgttaaaaatgtgaattttttggccAAAGATGGAAGCCACGTATTCTTTGATGCGAAAGGGAACCCTCCGGCCATTTATGACATTGTCAATTGGCGAGTAAATCCCAGAGGAACACTGGAGCAGGTTACAGTCGGGAGTTATAACCTGAATGCGCCTGATGGGAACATTCTGAATATTGTTAGTGCTGAAATTATTTGGTTCAATAATGATACTCAG GTTCCTGTGTCCAAGTGCAGCCCTAGTTGTGGGTCGGGATTTAGGAAGGTGATTGTACCAGGAAAGCCCCCGTGTTGCTATGAGTGTGCCCGGTGTCCCCAGGGGCAGATATCCAATCAAACAG ATGCTGTGGAATGTCACCCATGTTCCTGGGACACGTGGCCCAACCTACAGCAGGACAGATGCCTACCAAGGCCTACAGAGTTCCTTTCCTATGAGCAACCATTGGGTTACAGTTTAGCTACTATATCTATGTTCTCATCTTTGactccaattgccatcttgggcatttttatacattataaaacaacaccaatagtccgagccaacaactactcccttagctgccttctcctgctttccctgttcctctgtttcctttgctctttagggttcattggttacccacagcctgaaaagtgccttctgcgccaggtggcatttgggatggtttttgccctctgcatctcctgtgttctggccaaaaccatcactgttgtcattgcctttaatgcaaccaaacccgGCAGCAGGTTAAGGAAGTGGACAGGGGTGAAGGTCTCCTACTGTGTCATTATGCTTTGTGCCTTGATTCAGACAATTGACTGTGCACTTTGGCTGATCTTCTCTCCTCCCTTCCATGAACTTGACACTGACACACAACCTGGTGTGATCATAGCTAATTGCAATGAAGGGTCACCCACagctttctggtgcatgctgggataccttggcctcttggcctccatcagtttcattgttgccttcctggccagacgcctccctgacagtttcaatgaagccaaattgatcacattcagtatgttggccttcctcagtgtgtgggtgtcctttatcccagcctatctcagtgcccggggcatgtatactgtggcaatggaggtctttgccatcctgtcttccagttgggctgtggtgggctgtatctttgtgccaaaatgttacattatattgttCAGGCCCAACATGAACTCCAGAATACAcctttcctttaaaggcaaagaGGCTTAG